The nucleotide window GCGGAGCCACCGCCAAGGCCAACAAAACAATGGCGTGAGCCAAGTGGTAGCGGGCTCCCGTGTCAAATTGCGCGACCCGGCGAGCAATCGTTTCGGGATCCATTCCGGATTGCTCAAGAAAGTTGGGCAGCCCGTGAGCACCAAAGGCTCCGATCCCGACGGCGGATGCTCCGGCCAAACCAGCCAGAATCATGTTCCAACGCGAAGGAGCAACCGAATCGGAGTGCACTTCACCGGGGTTGGTTTCTGACGGTGAGTAGGGAGATGTCATTTCACCGCCAACATGCGTTCCAACGCGATCAAACTCCACTTGGTGGTCTCTTCGTCCACGCGAATTTGGTTGACCAACCGGCCGTCACGCAAGTTTTCCAGCGTCCAACAAAGGTGTGTCAGATCGATTCGGTACATCGTCGCGCACATGCAAACGACGGGGCTCAAAAAGTGAATCTCTTGTTCCGGGTGCTCGTCCTTCAAGCGGTTGACCAAGTGCAGTTCGGTCCCAATCGCCCATTTCGTTCCCGCCGGGGCATTCTGGACGGTTTGAATGATCTTGCCCGTGCTGCCACTGACATCGGCAATGTCGTTGACCTCGCGGGGGCATTCGGGGTGCACGAGGATCTGGATGCCCTCGTGTTCCTTGCGAAATCGAGCAACGTGCTCGGCGCGAAACATTTGGTGGACGCTGCAGTGACCCTTCCACAGGATCACGCGGCTGGCTTCGATTTGTTCGTCGGTGTTGCCGCCCATTTCCAATGCGTAGGGATCCCAGACGGGCATTTGATCTTCGGTGATTCCCATCGTCAGCGCGGTGTTGCGGCCGAGGTGTTGGTCGGGAAAGAAGAAGACTCGCTGGCCGCGTTCAAACGCCCATTCCAAAACCGCTTTCGCGTTGCTGCTGGTGCAGACAATTCCACCGTGACGACCACAGAACGCTTTCAAGCTGGCGGCGCTGTTGATGTATGTGACTGGGATGACTTGTTCTGTCTCAATCACTTCGGACATGTCCGCCCAAGCCGCTTCGACCTGCGCGATCGCGGCCATGTCAGCCATCGAGCATCCCGCCGCCATGTCAGGCAGCAGCACGTCGACTCGGCGACCATCGCGGGCTTCGATTCGGTCCGGACGGTTGGCCAGAATGTCAGCCGTTTCTGCCATGAAGTGAACGCCGCAGAACACGATGGTCCGGCACGCTTGGCTTTTGGCCGCCATTTCGGACAACTGGTAGCTGTCGCCTCGCAAGTCGGTGTGCTCGATCACTTCGTCCTGCTGATAGTGGTGGCCCAAAATCAGCAGTTCTTCCCCGAGTTCTTTCCGCACCGCTTCAATTCGTTGCTGAAGAACTTCGTTTTCCAGCGATCGGTACGG belongs to Rhodopirellula islandica and includes:
- a CDS encoding DUF423 domain-containing protein, giving the protein MTSPYSPSETNPGEVHSDSVAPSRWNMILAGLAGASAVGIGAFGAHGLPNFLEQSGMDPETIARRVAQFDTGARYHLAHAIVLLALAVAPLRSTKWLRTIRALMVAGLIFFSGSLYLLVLTNTPVLGAITPIGGVCWMVGWLMFVGCRDSSKSQ
- the nadA gene encoding quinolinate synthase NadA; its protein translation is MVDLPTTTPPEQPTSGNDEMDALHPLKPYRSLENEVLQQRIEAVRKELGEELLILGHHYQQDEVIEHTDLRGDSYQLSEMAAKSQACRTIVFCGVHFMAETADILANRPDRIEARDGRRVDVLLPDMAAGCSMADMAAIAQVEAAWADMSEVIETEQVIPVTYINSAASLKAFCGRHGGIVCTSSNAKAVLEWAFERGQRVFFFPDQHLGRNTALTMGITEDQMPVWDPYALEMGGNTDEQIEASRVILWKGHCSVHQMFRAEHVARFRKEHEGIQILVHPECPREVNDIADVSGSTGKIIQTVQNAPAGTKWAIGTELHLVNRLKDEHPEQEIHFLSPVVCMCATMYRIDLTHLCWTLENLRDGRLVNQIRVDEETTKWSLIALERMLAVK